GATTGAATCGAGTAAGAGTTTGACCTTTATCCTCGGCTCCGGTCTCGTATGATCACGTGACACGCAGCACAATGCCAGACGTATGAGTTAGAGTCGGATTTCTGCAGTGGAGACAGAGAGAAGTGACTGAAGTTTTGCTCAAGTTGTTGTGACAGCCTCGATTCACATGAGTTCCCACATTAAACCTTACAGTTCAACCCAGAGGGTGTTTATTCCTCCGCGATCTCTcgctgtctgtttgtttgtcctCTCAAAACAAGCAGCATGCTGTCTGAggtttaatgcattcattttgtgTTAAGTGTCAAAGAGAGTTCAGAGTCGTCTGCTTAGCAAGACTAACAAAAATTACCATGCATAACTTGTTTTatcagcagtgttattttagtactatttatataatataatgttatatttttttgtgtttatccttttcagtgtattttaattttagtttgtaattttgttaaatattatttcattagttttatttagctttcatttatttttatttcactggTAGTCATTTCAGTACTTTATACTTAAACTCATTAATTTCAGGTATTTcaggtttcatttttgtttgttcatctaatatttatgttttatttgatttcagcttgattttagtattaattatataatattgcaatatttataaatattaatataaatatttagaattatttttatattttcaatttaagtTTTAGATTAAGTTTTAGAGATTTTGTTATGtgatttttgcctttttttttaaatgtttctatttagcttttaatggattttatttccatattagttgaactaaaaaaaattagTAGTAATATAAGTAATTCTAGTACTCAACTTATATTTAGTGGTTGTGAACTTaaatgtttttcatctaatatttattttgttttgttttatgttttattttattttattttagttcattattttacattatttcctttcatttcagtgactgaaaatgattttgaatagttttagcTTCAacctaaacttatttcagttacttttccaaggtaacttaaaaaaaaattaagttgcaaCTTACAAATTGACATAtagataatatttgttttaattatatttcagctttatttcaattacccaaaattattttaatagttatagATTTTGTAATTTAAGTACTTCAACCTTAATTTATGTTATCCAGCTAGTTGCAAAGCCCCTTTTTAAGTtgtaaggtttttttgtttttttaagtttttaatttaatatttgtattttattttatatatccaaaataatttataatagttttagttttagttaacaacactGTTTATTGGGCCTATACCCTTATAAgacatcataatatatatatatatatatatatatatctcattgcAGATTGGAAAGTGTTTTGCTGAAAACCTTTGGCCGTTCTAGACTGACCTTTGACCCACTAACAGATCCTGCCAGCTCTATCTCAGTCTATAAATACAGTGTCAATGACTCTGACATTTAATATGCTGAGGATGTATACGCTAATGCTGCAGGGACGTCACTTATGATGAGATGTCAATCACAAGACTTCAAGTCCATCTCAGTCTGTCAAAGCGAGAGGCCGAGTCTTAGAGACTCTCTCCTCTGCTGTAATGAAAAGTCAAACACTTCCTGGGATTACTTTAATGAACGCTCAGAAATGTCACCCGTCCTCTAAAAATAAACATCTATTTCACCCTGAACCGCTGAGAAACTGGAGCAACATCTTCAAAGCCAGGGAAAGCAAATCACAGTTCTGAAGCAGTATTAATCCTCGCTTTGAAACGCCATCACATCCACGCTCTCTGTGGGATTTAGCTGTtacttcattttttctttttgccataTTCCCATGGAACATCCTCAAATGCTTTGAATCCGTTAATGGATAATTATGAAAGTCCAGTAGAAAGGCGACTGCTTTTGAGTGATTTCAGCTGGAGGAAATAGATGGAGAGCAACAGCAGGGTCCTGAAAGTCAAACTCTCATTCGTCTCTCCGTAgagaaagacatttttaataatagtcGATAAACCTTTTAAAACAGAGCTCGGAGATTTTAAAGtgacaatattttatataaaagatCAGGGTGATTTCagtgtcttttcttttttctttcttttaatttttattcttgtatgttgtacttttttttcatggatcttttatagttttatagtaaTTTCACTCtttaaagaatgtaaaaaaaattagctTAAAAATCAAATGCTCTGTTAAACTCTTTCCCTCAGAAAAtatgatgtatttatttgaattgttacaaaatttccatccatttgcattacacagttttaacataaactaataaacttaatgtgattcATATTTGTCATTCATGCATAAATGAAAACAGGTCAGATTTCTGTAATAATTCTAATAAACGGATTGTGTTTCAAATGCACAATAACCAGGTTTATCTGTTTCTCATCAATAAATCCAACTTGTTTCAATCTCTTGCATCCTAACTAATGAAATATTGCTtgttttgaatgaaaatgtaattatttcaatAGAATTAATGTAAATGGTTAGTAACTAAACCATGATTTTTGAGTGCAGAAATATGACCTGTTTCATTAATGTATGACTGTCAATATGCAccatattatgtttattattatgtagAAGGATGGAAATTTTATGTgcaattcaaatatataaatcttaaatttaggtCTAACTATTTGAGGGTTCAAGTCAATGGCAAGTCTTTTGGaaaagagcgtgtgtgtgtgtgtgtgtgtgtgtgtttgtgctgaaatGAACCAGAGTCCCACAGCCTTTAAGCAATTACCCTAGCATGGATCTATGTGCTAAATCAATTAGCAATATGCCTTTAATGAGGTCAGGGTTGAGTCTGGCAGTTTTCCCGACGCAAATCTAATCAAATGGCCTTTGGAATGAGAAAGTCTTTCGGCAAATCCTCTTCTGTCGTATATTATCGACGGTGGTTCAAAGTCTTCAGGCCTTgtgatttgattaaatattaaagccTTCAGGTGCTTTGTTATGCTTTTAATGAATAAAACGACCAAATCACAGTGAATTTGGTTTAAATAAAGCTGATGTAACACTCAGAAGAAGTTGATTTTCATTAGCTGAGTCTGAAATACGAGCGCAGAAAGCTAAAGCATGAAAACTGCTCTAAAAGGTCAGAtgtgtcagaatgagagtccaagcagctgataaTCAACAAAATgggatttaagacaaattataaatgaaatggtgtctttttattatttctcagtTAAAATGTGGCACagttctttgtgaaattgaaatgtcaaataaaataaatgatacaaaATTAAAGAAATCTACTAAGTCAACTAAAGTTTTGCTTCGAGGCAACCGCAGGATTTTAATCATGAACCAAACAGAGTTGCTGCAATcatgcagttttttatttaagttaGATTATATAGTTTTGAAAActgcatatttttacaatttttgtaCTTtctgaaagaaacagaaaaagcaGACAGGAAGATATGAGATGCAAAAATAAACTACTAAGTCATTCGAATAGTCATTTGGTTTTTTATCCAACCAGGAATGTTTTCTCGACATATCATCCAGCAGAGCAAACGCTTAATATCGCATCTTCATACTCTACCAAACAGACACAAATGTGACAAAACCTCCTGAATCATCCCGTTTATAGAGTTAAACATCAGTTGTCCTCCAGTTTAACTCGTTTTCCTTTCGTTTTGCTGTAAGCTTGGATACAAATGAGCtgcagatgcattaaattggttcatttgtttgtgtttcaggttCTGTCCAATGCACGGCTGGTCCTGGAGAACCTTATAAAGTAAGTATATCATTACCATCATTTGTTGcttaattcataaataaagcagctatGCTAATTTGATTTCTCACGCTCAGTGACTCACTAATTCCTGGCTAATGATCCAGCTGAAGCGTCTGAATGAGACAGATAATGACTGTGCCCGGCAGGAACTAAATGCATGTCTTTTGTTACTTGTCATTAAGCAAGCACTTTTATCCAGAGCAGCATATAGTGCACTAATCGCTGGGCTCGTCCCTCTGGAGAAAGATGTAGTAATGATGAAGAAAATCTGCGGTTTGATGGGTGTTTCTACCAGGTGTTGAATGCACAAACTTTGGCTTCTGGGATTTTTCAGCCCAGCCTCACTATACATTATTCAACATTAGCATTAGCAAATCTGAGGCTTTCAAGCAAACAATAGCAATACAGTCATgcttatttattacatttttggtttgtttgtttgtataaataaaatggagctaaactgtagaaaatgtaaaatagaaatgttttaaaattgaaaaaagaaaaaaaaatgtttttagcattgcattgcattgtgtaacttttctttctttccttttttgcaTTGTggcgtttatttttttttattattattattttttatgacttAAACACATTTTTCACCAATTCTCATTTctgctttaagaaaaaaatcccaTTCCAATTACAAAGATGTAAATATTTGtcatatgttatatataaatagtattatgtttattgcatttttacaaattatattataaacgacataaattatatacacatatttcctatacattcatacatatatgtgtcacagtgaaaaaaatatttttctttctctatAGAATGATTTCATGTACTGTGTAATaatcataaattattataaattataaaatgtttaataaaaatgtaaaaatgtataataaaaatatttattatattttattatatatatacatgtatatatatatatatatatatatatatatatatatatatatatatatatatatatatatatatatatatatatatatatatatatattttataaatacaattatacaaatgttataaatatgtaatgattttatatactaaaattattctaaattatattataaaatatacaaattgtataatacatttatataaattatatttacatacatttacatttatacataatatatgtaatataaaattataaatgattttttaaaattaattattaaattaaatccacaaattatattcatataattatatatatatatacatgaatttATGTATATAAAGTATGATGAAAAATTGAAGGCAGTGTTTACTCAACACATGTTTCTCATTAGAAATGCATCTAAATGACGTGATCTCCTCTCGTCTTCAGATATGGCGTTCTGGTGGACCCCATCCAGATCATCTCTCTCTTCCTGAAGGACCCATACAGCTGGCCGGCCCCGTGCCTGATCATTGGTATGATGAGTGTGTGATACATGCAGATCAGCTCGAGCTGAAGACATCATTTCACACCACATTTACACTTTCTGTCATGCATAATGTAAGATCATAAAAATCCACTTCAATATTCCATGCATGCTCACTTCAATATGCCGTGTCTGATCTGTTTGCTTTTGCAGTTTCCAACGTCTTTATAATGGCAGCGTTCTACATAGAGAGAAAGCTTTCTGTGGTGAGTTGCATGCTGGGAATGAACTGTGTGATTACAGACATGGATTACAAATATAACCAGTTACACAGAAGAGTGAATCTCAGAATCCAGATCACATtttcctcaaaataaataaataaaaacaaataaattgtataaataaaacaaagcttttttctttttcttttttttacctttaaggTTTTCTTTGCATTAGGACATTATTCACAtgacagttaagcacacttttatCTTATTCTTAATAGTGCTATGTGAAAATATCCCATCCTCATtactataatgcaaaaaaatatatatatatatttatttatttatttatttatttatagataaactaaatttaaatgatgatagaatataaatgtaaaatctacCATATAaatttggattattattattatatgttatataaaatacaaaaactatgcaatatatatataattaataaatctgaaaaaactatatataaatatatatatttaaaaaaaatttaatacatttttcccatttatttatttattttgtatttataatatacgTTTGTATTGGAGATGAAAATTTCTTCCTGAGATTCCACTGAGAAGATTTGAGTATTTATTGCAGGTTAAGTGTATATCTGTTAGCACAGGTGCTTTTTCGTTgctggtttgttttaataaagtcaTGTAATTGAATTTCCAGGGCATCATCTCCGAGGGCACCGGGACATTCCTCCACTGCATCAATCTTGCAGCTCTGTTATTTGTCCCAGCCGGGACAGTTCTCAGCCTGACCTCTATAACCCCAGGTATAACACTTACACCTTCAATCTTACAGGAAAAAGTGGTTTTTTTCAAGCATTAACTACTAAAACCTCTATCAGTGGCCTTCTGACCATGTGATTGGGTTGTGGGTATAactataatattatgtttttatttatttgttggcaTGTTGGAAATGTATTGCTGTCTCGTGGCTGTGGTTTCAGTGGGTAGTGTTCTGGCGTTGAGTGTCTTCACCATTCTCTTCCTGAAGCTGTATTCATACAGAGACGTCAACAAATGGTGCAGAGAAATCAGACAGGCCAAAGCTCGAACCCTGTCCCGCTCTCAGTCCTGTGAGTCACCCTCCAGCCTCACCACAaaccacacacaaactcacatttTCATGCATTCATATCTGACGTCAAGCTAATTCTAACATTCACATGCATTTCTGTGCATGAATGCTTCTAGATACAGTACACAGTCATTGTTGTGAAACGCAATCATTGCACAAATCTTAATGCATGTATAGAATGCATTAGAACTATCATTGCAATATATTCCTCTCGGTTTGAATGCATTGTTTTTGATTTGCATCCAGTTGTTAATTTTGCAGCAGTGATACCTGCCGCTTGTCCTCCTGCAGCACCTGCGCTTCATAAACCCTGTATTTTCTCATCTGGTGTTTGCTGTGAAGGGCTTTCAGTGTTTGTCTGAATCTGTACAAACAGACTGGGATGTGAGAGGCATAGCACGTTTTATGTTTGCTCATAGTCTGAGCGTGAGCATTAATGCTGTACTGTACTGCCACATGCTGGACACAGAACAACAGCACATTTAATGCAGCTTCACcatcagcattaaaaaaaagtgtgattaattttcatatttgatcAGTGAGTCCTGTTGTTATACTTGTTGTGGCTGGTCTCCTGGCAGAGAATATCTGAATGTATTCAGTGTGTGTTAATGTTTGATTTTCTCCTCTAGGCCCGTCTGTGCACAAAGCCAATGGCCCGACTGAATACACACACGTGAGCTATCCAGCAAACCTCACACACAGAGGTCAGTCACTACACAACAACTCAACCTGTTTAACAAGGAATATCAGCTCGCTTGTAATTAAAATATCAGTTCAAatcattgaattgaattaataaataatgcatttaattggAATGTATTTAATTACAGACATGTATTATTTTATCTTCGTCCCAACTCTGTGTTACGATCTGAACTTCCCGCGCTCTCGGCGGATACGGAAGCGTTTCTTACTGCGCCGACTGCTCGAGATGGTGAGAGACAGCAGAGACTCACGTTTACAGTCTGCACTTTCTGATAATGTCTTTCTTGCAGGTGTTTTTAATGCAGTTAATGCTTGGATTAATGCAGCAGGTATGCAACGAGTCGTTTTATTAGAgcttaattgtgtgtgtatatggcaatgatgtttttaatgattttttttttttttaatttaatagtgGATGGTTCCGACGATTCAGAACTCAATGAAACCCTTTCAGGTAGAAACACCCTGTAAATTCAATCATATAAAGTAATAgtcagaaaaaaatctaattatttaaagggacagtttattgaacctttagacaaaaaaaaaaaaaaaaaatgattttgcataTGGGTTTTTGTTTAGTATCATATCTGATACATCAGGATTTTATGGCTAATATAGTGTTATATAGTGAGAatatgaagaaaaacaaataccTCAGTTTCATTCAAAagctcaaactgagcaaaaatatgccagactaatgacatgaaataatacaaataccAGCTATCACTCAATAAATGACTTATAAGATAAGATTTAAATGCTTACTGTTATCAATaaacaatatgtgaccctggagcacaaaagcagtcttaagtctctggggtgtgTTTGTAGCAAAaatccaaaaatacattgtatgggtcaaaaatgattgatttttcttttatgccaaaaatcattaggatattaagtaaaagatcatgttccattgatatattgttaatttcctactgtaaataaatcaaaacttcatttttgattagtaatataaattgctaagaacttcatttggacaacttcaaaggcgattttctcagtatttagatttttttacaccttcagattccagattttcaaatagttgtccaaatattgtccgatcctaacaaaccagacatcaatggaaacagttcatctcaattttgaaagatgtacacttaagactggttttggtggtccatggtcacatatgtgcaatgcaatacaattacCTTTCTCAAAAGCCTGACGATCTTATGTGACTCACATTTGAACATGATTTTCTCATAAATGATGTAGTAAATATAATTAGATTCAGGTCCCAGCAAGTATTtgtcttgaaatgtttttaaccatttaaaagttGTTCTTATGTTTACAAAAATCTGGTTTCAGAGATtactttaccaaaaaaaaaaaaaaaaaaaaaaaaaaaatatatatatatatatatatatatatatatatatatatatatatatatatatatatatattatttattattatatattatatatatagagcttgcgataccatttttcctttgcgcttcacttttctgcacaaTCACTCTTTGTGGCACGGGTTTTgccgtgggggcggagtcaagggacagaggggcgtgtacaacatgcctccctggaagtggACGTCCCCGGCCCGAGACCGCAGctctgatccaggtcctgtcatatttatttttctcatgtaATGTTTCATCACTTTTCTGGAAGATTTGAGTGTCTACTGTTTTTTCTAAActtaaaatgaattgtaatttAACTCATTaaggatgttgtttgtttttttgaaaacccaaACAAATCTTTAGAATCATCTGTTAACTTTCTTATCCTTGTAGCAAAGTTCTATTTATACAAACAAagaattcttaataaaaaaacaaattgaatAGAATTCAATATGTGAAGtagaatattaattaaatcactaagactaattaataataaaaaaaaagtttctttttgAGGAGATATGATGAGAATCTTTCATGTACCATGATTAATACTTTAtctgttgtatttttgtttcttttttctttttttgtatctttcctttttttccattAGTTCTGTTGACTTTGGGATGTATtgttaatacatttatgtaatgtatgctaagaaagaatcattaaaaaaaaaagggtcctgtcatgatgagcagagactgtTCAAGTGGATcgttatttttattcagtagcattaaaacattcatgtttttcgtttatttacttgtattaacatgtatgtgtattagccAGCGTCATTTGAATCagtcgggagttcggagcggaatcgcaaatcatttaatcagttcgggagttcatagcgggatcgcgaatcattttgagtcagtttgggagttcggagcggaatcgcgaatcatttgagtcagtttggggatcgcggaATCATTTAGaatctgttcgggagttcggagcgggaatcgcaaatcattttaatcagtcgggagttcgtagcgggatcgcgaatcatttgagtcagtttgggagttcggagcggaatcgcgaatcatttgaatcagtttggggattgcgaatcatttgagtcagttcgggagttcggagcggaatcgcgaatcatttgaatcagtttggggatcgcgaatcattagaatcagttcagaagttcgtagcgggttcgcggatcattgaatcaattcgagagttcggagcgggatcgcgtgtttaggtgtgatatgtgaactcg
The window above is part of the Carassius auratus strain Wakin unplaced genomic scaffold, ASM336829v1 scaf_tig00054400, whole genome shotgun sequence genome. Proteins encoded here:
- the LOC113090343 gene encoding diacylglycerol O-acyltransferase 1-like → MGDRSEKGLVKHKRRSTISGDAAGAHQKTLSGQVKEKEQTQRPRHDTPANKHKNHRDAGDHDFSCHKLQESLLSSDSGYSNYRGILNWCVVMLVLSNARLVLENLIKYGVLVDPIQIISLFLKDPYSWPAPCLIIVSNVFIMAAFYIERKLSVGIISEGTGTFLHCINLAALLFVPAGTVLSLTSITPVGSVLALSVFTILFLKLYSYRDVNKWCREIRQAKARTLSRSQSCPSVHKANGPTEYTHVSYPANLTHRDMYYFIFVPTLCYDLNFPRSRRIRKRFLLRRLLEMVFLMQLMLGLMQQWMVPTIQNSMKPFQVETPCKFNHIK